TGTCTGGGACAAAGCAGCGCGACACAGCACGCAGGGCGATCAGCTGCCTCCCAGGGGTGAAGAGCTGAGATGCGAAGGCTTCAGGGACAGTGTCCTAGAGAGGGGTCAGTGAGCAAGAAGAAGGACCAGCCATAAGGAGCAAGGGACGGGACAGTGCTCCTCTCAAGGATTCGTTTCCTTTTCAATACCACCTGCCTCCGCCCTTGGACAGATCTGAGCCCAGAGAAGCGGATTAGGGGTCACCATACAGCAAAGCAGGGAGACCAGCACGCCTCTAGGGCTCTGGCCTGGAAAGTTATTCCACGCCTGTATCAACCCCCTGGCATCTCAAGCCTGATGCGCTGCTACACCCCCAATGCGATGTCTCCAGACTCCAGCAGCCGCTCGGCAGGTGCGCAGACCCGGGTCCTGCGTGGAGTGGGCGAGGGTCCCAGAAGGAGGCGCTACTGTTCGGTTAGCGAGAGCCGCAGGATCCTCTccaactcttcctcctcctggcgCACTCGCCGCcgcctctcctcctgctcctgagcGGACAACTCCATAGCCAGCCGCAGCTGCTCGTCGTAGCTCCGGAACACATGGCTGCTGGAGCCGGGACCTGGGCTGGGCCGAGGGCTGGGCACTGGAGCGGGGGGCATAGGCTGGCGCTGCGGCGTGGGTGGGGCGCtcctgggggcggggaggatTTGTCGAGCGCTCCCCGCTCCCGGCACACCTGGGACACCTGCTCGTAAGCGGGGCAGGAGACATCGTGGAGGTCCCAGGGCTGGGCAGGCTTGCCACCCTCTTGGGGAAGCCATGAGTCTCGCTGGGCTGTCTTGGCCCCACCCAGTGATGGCAGATCCCAGGTCCCGCCAACCTGTCTGTTGTTGAGGGTCTGAAGGTCCAGGGAGCTAGGTCCCTGATCTCTGCACATGCCTGGAGCATTGGCCACCCTCCCTGTGCCAGGAAAGGGGGTTGGCAGAAGCCATCTTGATAACGGGTTCTCGATACCAGGTGGAGCCCTGTTGAAGGCACTGAGGGTTCTCTGGGCCTAGTAGGGTTCCAGTGTCACTGTGCAGTATGATGGCTTAGTGAGGGTCTCTGTGCATGTGGGTCTGGGGTAAGAGAGGGAACAGGCACCTCTAGGTTCTCTTTGGCTTCGTGGGCACTGACCTGTCCTGTCGGCGGCCTTCATAGGACATGGGGTGGGTGCCTGGCTTGCTGTTGGTTAGCGCCTCCCAGATGGTGACCTGTAGGGGAAAGCCTGTTAGCTGGGCTTGCCTGCCGTCGCTGTAGCTTGGAGTGGCATCGGGAACACACCTGGTCATACTCACTGCCTGCCTCAAGCAGGCTCTGCTGGATGGCAAACCGCAGCAGGTCATCATCTTCATCACGAGGCGCAGCCTCTCGCTGGCCGCCCAGCACACTGTAGCCACGTGGGGCCTCGAACAGTGCAGGGGAGATCTCACAGGCACGACAGGAGGCTGGAGGCGTGGGCCAGGGGTCAGGTGTGGGCTGGGCTCACCCCTTAGAGTCTGGGGGGAAATGGAGCCGAGCTTGGGAAGGGTAGGACTCTGGGGAGTGGAGAGTCTCACTGGTAGAGCTGGAGCTGCTGACGCTGGAAGAGTCACTGCCAGGGGAGGGCGTCTCGCTGCCTGGGCTACCTCGCACCGAGGGCACTGGCTCATCGCAGCCATTGAGGTTCCCGAAGGTGATGCGGGCGTTGAGGATGTGAAAAATCGGGATTTCTGAGGATAAGGACGCTATTAGGCACTGTCATCTAGCCCCTCCCTCATATCTAGGCCCCAGAGTGCCTCTAAACCGCATCTTCTCCAAGCCGCTGAGGAGAAATGGggctggggtgtggggtgggtggcTTACCAATCTTGACTGGGAAGCCAGGAGGCAGGCGCAATGTGATGAAGTCCCGGAGCTTGGCAAAAAGTGCGTTGCTGACAGCCATGAGGTCAATGATGGGAGCCACCTGCTCACACAGGGACAGGGGGTGCTCCTCACACAGCCACAGCTTGGCCTTGAACCTGGTCCCCCAGATCCCAAGGGGTAAGGGAAGCTGTAGGAAGGCATGGCCTCCTAACACCTCCTGGACCCCTGCCCTGCCCATCCCTCCCCAGGAAGAGCAGGGTGCCTCACTTCTGCGTCTTGGTGGTCAGCTCCATGGGACGTCCCATGGCCCGGTTGCCAAGCTCAAAGTTGGGGTTGAAGTATTCCTCTGCAGTGATGGCAGGGGGGTTGGCTTGGCTCAGAGTCTGCGTGATCAGGGTCTGTACCACACAGGAGGGAGtcctcagtctctgatccatcccCTCCACCTCCCAGCATAGGGCTGACATGGCTTTCTCCACATAGGTCACAGTAAGCAGGGTACCACCCAAAACTCCTAAGACATATCCCCACCCTTCAAGACAATAAAACCCCTGGTACTCACTCACCCCATTTTGGGGTCCCCCGTGCTGCTCAGCAATTCCCAGGAAAGACTGCAGAGGTGTCTTACAACCTAGAAAGAATGTGGGATCTCAAGGGATACTGCAGTCCCAACACGGGGGTGCCTGGGGTAGGGGTGTGGGTAGCTCCTGCACCCCACATCCCTAGCCACTTTCACCTAAAAATGATGAGGACTCTTGAGAACAGGGCTCAGGATCACTACAAGCTTGGGTAAAATGAAAGGACACCCAAGCCAGGCCTGGCAGGTAGCACCTTAATGGCAGCACGCAGGAGACTGAAGGAggatggatgtctgtgagtttgaggccagcctgggtgcaTGAAGGATTTGAgaccagggttacatagtgagaatttgagacctgtctcaatcaatcaatcaatcaatcaatggatTGATTGATTAACACTTAAGGCTCAGAAGAAACTTCCCAACATGCCTCTCTCTAGGTTGGTGACTGTGGACAGCAAAGCACCCTTCTTCTctttgggagtgtgtgtgtgctttccattaGATGTTTCCATATTAATGACTTCATTTTGTTCTTGTATTGGTAGGAGTTACTTATATCCACTTGAGACAGGTTAATGATGCccaatgcatgtgtgtgaaataaACAAGCAGACACTCAGTGGCAAGGCTCCCTGACTTTTCTACCCAGGCTTTGAGACAGATGACTAGATTAGCCTCCGAATGGTATGCATGACATTTCTCTCCGAACTGCAATACAGACATTAGTAATCAATTCCGGAGCCCAAATGAGGCCTGGGATCTTCTTTGCAGTATGTTACACAGCTATTTGAATTGAAATCCGTTTGTCTGTCTGAGCCATCCTGGCACTGGGCTACCAGGGGATGCTGTTGGGGACACCCAGATGGGAGGTGTCCCTCCCATCCTACAGCATCTCTCCTCATTTGCCTCAAGCTCATTACCTTTGACTTTGCCTTTATGTTGTTCTGAAAGATGCTCTGTCCGTGTCCGGGTGATGAGCTCCACATTGGAGGCCCCATATACCTAAGGACAGAGACAAAAAGGTTTGGAGACAGCTCTGGTGCCCACGCTCAAAGGAATTCCAAACACTCCCATCAATAAACGTCTTAGAGGGGACCTTTGCCCCCGACTCTAGGTATATTAGCAAATAAATACGGTAAACTATTCATCCACTTATTTGTAGTCATTCAACAAACTTTTTAATggtgcttgggattgaactcagtgcCCCTGGTactctaggcaagtgttctaccagtAGGCTGCAGCCCAGCCCAGGCTGGCAGATGTTTTAGAGCAGTGAGATGCCAGCCACTGAGGCAGGCATCAGGAATACAAATGCCGAACAACCCAGAACAGTCCCTGCCCCTTTGAGAGCCACATTCTAGTTGGAAATACAAGAAATTCGACAGTTTTAAAAGTGagatgcagggctggagagatggctcagtagttaagagcaatgactgctcttccagaggtcttgagttcaattcccagcaaccacatgtggtttacaaccatctgtaacgggatctgatgccctcttctggtgtgtctgaagacagctacagtgtactcacatacataaaataaatttttttttaagtgagatgCATGCAATAGCCGAGACACCTGAGACCTCTTCTCTGAGCATACAGACCAGGGAGGAAACATGTACAGAGCCTTAAAGCCTGTGTCAGCTCCTTCATTCATCATGTGCTGGGCAGGTGCGGCTCCTCAGTGACAGGTTTTTAGAGGCCTGGCCTTGAGGACAGGTGGCCAAGATACGATCCCTAGCTCTGCTACCTACAATTGTACGCATAGCCTGTAAGTGCTTCGGTGCCTCTACTAGGTCAGTGAGCCACTCCAATCCTCGTGGCCTCATCTGTAGGCCAGGATAACAGCCGGCAACCCCAGCTTGGTGGAGTGCTTAAGATTAAGTGGGGTCTATGGGGAAAGCTCAGCACCTCATCTATAGAGTGGGGATAAGAGCATCTGCCTGTTGTGAGGAGGAAATGAGGGTGGTACAAGTTTCTCTGCACCCATACAGCATGTCCAAACAGAGCCTTGGATGTGACTACCCTAAGGATTCTGCAAACGGCCTTCTCCTGGGGAACCTGTTGGTCTCCTGCCTTTCCTCCATGCTGGGTTGCCTCTGCACCCACAGGCTGGGGAAAGTGGATCAGGAGTGTGCTCACCTTGGCCTCATACCCGTTCACCATCTCTGTCTTCTCGCTGCGCCAGCCCAGAATGCCAGTCTTGTTCCTGGGGAGGTAGAGTGGTCCAGGTGAAAGAGTGGCCCATCGGGCTGGCTCCTGGCCACCCAGGCTACACCAGCTCACCTCTCAAAGGAGATGTTCTTGGTGTCGAACTGTGTGGTGACAACAGGCGCAGTAAGCCTGCTCAGCACCTGTTCCTCCGAGGGCTGG
Above is a genomic segment from Mus caroli chromosome 11, CAROLI_EIJ_v1.1, whole genome shotgun sequence containing:
- the Ankrd13b gene encoding ankyrin repeat domain-containing protein 13B isoform X1, encoding MIPANASARKGPEGKYPLHYLVWHNRHRELEKEVRAGQVDIEQLDPRGRTPLHLATTLGHLECARVLLAHGADVGRENRSGWTVLQEAVSTRDLELVQLVLRYRDYQRVVKRLAGIPMLLEKLRKAQDFYVEMKWEFTSWVPLVSKICPSDTYKVWKSGQNLRVDTTLLGFDHMTWQRGNRSFVFRGQDTSAVVMEIDHDRRVVYMETLALAGQDRELLLAAAQPSEEQVLSRLTAPVVTTQFDTKNISFERNKTGILGWRSEKTEMVNGYEAKVYGASNVELITRTRTEHLSEQHKGKVKGCKTPLQSFLGIAEQHGGPQNGTLITQTLSQANPPAITAEEYFNPNFELGNRAMGRPMELTTKTQKFKAKLWLCEEHPLSLCEQVAPIIDLMAVSNALFAKLRDFITLRLPPGFPVKIEIPIFHILNARITFGNLNGCDEPVPSVRGSPGSETPSPGSDSSSVSSSSSTTSCRACEISPALFEAPRGYSVLGGQREAAPRDEDDDLLRFAIQQSLLEAGSEYDQVTIWEALTNSKPGTHPMSYEGRRQDRCPRCAGSGERSTNPPRPQERPTHAAAPAYAPRSSAQPSAQPRSRLQQPCVPELRRAAAAGYGVVRSGAGGEAAASAPGGGRVGEDPAALANRTVAPPSGTLAHSTQDPGLRTCRAAAGVWRHRIGGVAAHQA
- the Ankrd13b gene encoding ankyrin repeat domain-containing protein 13B isoform X2, with product MIPANASARKGPEGKYPLHYLVWHNRHRELEKEVRAGQVDIEQLDPRGRTPLHLATTLGHLECARVLLAHGADVGRENRSGWTVLQEAVSTRDLELVQLVLRYRDYQRVVKRLAGIPMLLEKLRKAQDFYVEMKWEFTSWVPLVSKICPSDTYKVWKSGQNLRVDTTLLGFDHMTWQRGNRSFVFRGQDTSAVVMEIDHDRRVVYMETLALAGQDRELLLAAAQPSEEQVLSRLTAPVVTTQFDTKNISFERNKTGILGWRSEKTEMVNGYEAKVYGASNVELITRTRTEHLSEQHKGKVKGCKTPLQSFLGIAEQHGGPQNGTLITQTLSQANPPAITAEEYFNPNFELGNRAMGRPMELTTKTQKFKAKLWLCEEHPLSLCEQVAPIIDLMAVSNALFAKLRDFITLRLPPGFPVKIEIPIFHILNARITFGNLNGCDEPVPSVRGSPGSETPSPGSDSSSVSSSSSTTSCRACEISPALFEAPRGYSVLGGQREAAPRDEDDDLLRFAIQQSLLEAGSEYDQVTIWEALTNSKPGTHPMSYEGRRQDRSAPPTPQRQPMPPAPVPSPRPSPGPGSSSHVFRSYDEQLRLAMELSAQEQEERRRRVRQEEEELERILRLSLTEQ